The DNA segment CAGTTCCAGACATCGCCTACGATAAAATTGTCATTATGACAGATGCGGATACAGATGGAGCACATATTCAAGTGTTACTTTTAACATTCTTTTATCGATATATGAAGCCGTTAATAGAAGCTGGAAAAGTATATATTGCTTTACCACCACTGTATAAAGTTTATAAAGGTGCAGGAAAGAAAGAAGTCCTCATTTACGCATGGACCGAAGCTGAACTTGAAGTAGCTATACGCAAAATTGGTAAAGGGTACTTGATTCAACGCTATAAAGGTTTAGGTGAAATGAATGCCATTCAACTATGGGAAACTACGATGAATCCAGAGACAAGAACGTTAATTCGTGTAGAAATTGACGATGATGCGCGTGCTGAAAGACGTATCACTACGTTGATGGGTGACAAAGTAGAACCAAGACGAAGATGGATAGAAAACAATGTTAATTTTGGCTTAGATGAGGACAGTAACATTTTAGAAAATGAGCTCATCCATGCCGAGGAGGATTCAGAATGACACAAACCGAACGCTATCAAGATTTACCATTAGAAGAAGTCATCGGCGACCGGTTTGGCCGTTATAGTAAATACATCATCCAAGATCGTGCATTACCAGACGCAAGAGATGGCTTAAAACCAGTGCAACGTCGTATTTTATACGCGATGTTCCATGAAGGTAACACGAACGAAAAGCCGTTTCGTAAATCAGCTAAAACTGTTGGTAATGTGATTGGTAACTATCATCCGCATGGTGATAGTTCCGTTTACGAAGCCATGGTACGAATGAGCCAAGATTGGAAAGTGCGACACATGCTAATTGAAATGCATGGTAACAATGGTTCTGTAGACGGTGATCCACCAGCAGCTATGCGTTATACAGAAGCACGGTTGTCAGCCATTTCTGGTGAAATGCTTCGAGATATTCAGAAACAAACAGTAGATTTAATACAAACATTTGATGACTCCGAATTAGAACCAACTGTTTTACCAGCTCGTTTTCCCAATTTACTAGTTAACGGTGCAACTGGTATTTCAGCAGGATATGCAACAGATATGCCACCTCATGCGCTACATGAAGTATTAGATGCCGTATTAATGAGAATGGCTAACCCTAAAGCAACTGTAGATGAACTTATGACCGTAATAAAAGGGCCAGATTTTCCTACAGGTGGCACTATACAAGGTATTGAAGGCATTAAAAAAGCGTATGAAACCGGTAAAGGGAAAATTGTTGTTCGTTCAAAAGCCGTAATTGAACCGCTAAAAGGCGGTAAAGAACAAATCGTGATTACCGAAATTCCTTTTGAAGTCAATAAAGCGGTTTTAATTAAGAAAATTGATGATCAACGCTTGGATAAACGGTTAGACGGCATTGCAGATGTCCGAGATGAGTCTGATCGAACAGGTTTGCGTATTGTAATTGAATTGAAAAAAGAAATAGATGGTCGAGGCATTTTGCAATTCTTATTTAAGAACACAGATTTGCAAATTGCATACAATTTCAACATGATTGCGATTCATAATCGTCGACCAACCATGATGACACTCCCTATACTATTAGACGCCTATATTGGACATCAAAAAGATGTGGTAACAAGACGTTCTAATTTTGATTTACAAAAAGCAAAAGATCGAATTCATATTGTTGAAGGTTTAATGAAAGCACTCTCTATTTTGGATGAAGTCATCATTACCATTCGTGGATCTCAAGATAAGCGTGATGCGAAAAATAATTTAATAAGTGAATTTGCTTTTACTGAACCCCAAGCAGAAGCAATTGTTTCTCTTCAACTTTATCGATTAACAAACACGGATATTACAGACTTGAGAAATGAAGAAGCAGAACTTCAAAAAACAATTAAAGAGTTATTAGCCATATTAAATAACGAATCTATTTTAATTAAAGTTATTCAAGAAGAGATGCAAGCCATTCGTAAGCAATTTGCTGAACCACGAAGATCAATCATTGAGAACGAAATCGAAGAAATTAAAATAACGCTGGATGTTATGATTCCAAGTGAAGAAGTTATTGTTACTGTGACGAAAGATGGCTATGTAAAACGTACAAGTACGCGTTCTTATAATGCTTCAAACGGCAAAGACTTCGCGATGAAAGACTCGGATTATCTGTTATTTGAGTCGATGCTAAATACACAACATCACATATTATTATTTACAAGCTTAGGGAAATATATATATCAACCCATACATGAGTTACCTGAGATTCGTTGGAAAGACTTAGGTCAACATGTATCCAGTATGGTTTCACTTGATGCGAATGAAACGATAATAAAAGTTATACCAATCGACAACTTCGATGAAGATCGTTTTATCTTAGCCGTTTCAAAATTTGGTCAGATTAAGCGTTCGACGCTTGCAGAATATCAAGTTCAACGATATTCACGTGCGTTAAATACTATGAATTTGAAAAAAGGTGACGAAGTCATTCATATTGATTTAGTCACACAATCAGACGATGTCATTATCGTGACTCATAGTGCTTATGCTGTAAGATTTAATATGGAAGAAGTCACTGTAACTGGTGTTAAAACCAGTGGTGTTAAAGGGATTAACTTAAAAGAAGAAGATGTTGTAGTAAATGCAACTACCATATCAGTAGGTGTACGTGGTGATTTATTACTTGTAACACATCGTGGTGCCGTTAAAAAAATGTCGTTGAAAGAATTTGAAAATGGTACTCGTGGAAAACGTGGGATTGGTGTATTGCGCGAATTAAAATCAAATGCCCACAGAGTAAGTGGCGTACTGTTCGTACAAGATAACGACCAAGTGATGATTGAGACATCAAAAGGTGTACGTGAACTTGTTGATACGAAACCTATTCGTGTAACAGATCGTTATTCGAACGGCTCATTTATTGTTGATACGGACAAAGATGGAGATGTCGTACGATTATGGAAGGTTCTGAAAAAGAAGGAATATAGTAAGAAATCGTGAAAGGATACAACGGGGGAGTCAGTGTAGCTTCCCTTTGTTATAAATAGTGAAAAATATGTGGAGAAATCGTAATGTATGGATTATTTTAATAGGCGAATTGATTGCAGGTCTTGGATTATGGACGGGAATCATCGGAAATTTGGAGTTTATGCAAGAACGAATTCCATCAGATTTCTTAAAAGCAGTTATTATGGCAATTGGTTTATTAGCAGGTATTTTAGTTGGACCACTTGCTGGAAAAGTAATTGATCAATCGAAGAAAAAGACCGTCCTCTTAATATCTGGATTTGGTCGAATGATTAGTGTTTGCTTTATGTTAATTGCCATTGGCACGGGATCAATATGGTGGATGGTTGCATTTATGATTAGTATCCAACTATCAGCAGCCTTTTATTTTCCAGCGCTACAAGCAACCATTCCTTTAGTTGTTAAAGATGCTCAATTGCTTCAAATGAATGGTTGGCATATGAACGTAGCGACGATGGCTCGAGTCATTGGAACAGCGCTTGCGGGTGTAGTATTGGTGTATTGGTCATTAGAATCGCTTTATTTCATGTCAATCTTTGCTTATGGTGGTTTGCTGATCTTTACATTTATGCTACGTATAGATGAGGAAGAGGGAACAGAGGCACTAGTAAAAGTTTCTGCACCTGGTAAAGGCGGATTTATGGAAGTTTTTCCAATATTAAAGTCATACCCAGCTGTCATGATGACGTTAGTAATGACGTTAATTCCTTTATTATTTATCGGATCATTTAACTTGTTAGTTATTAACATTAGTGAATTGCAGGATTCAGCATCGATAAAGGGAACCATTTACGCTGCTGAAGGTATTGCGTTTATGATTGGTACGATTGTTGTGAAATATATCGCAAAAAAATGGAGCACAGGCACAATTTTATTCTTTTTTGCATTTGTCATTGGTTTTGCAGAGTTAATCTTAATATTTGCAGCTAATCCATTATTGTCGGTAACAGCATTTGCCGTGTTTGGTTTCGCAGTTGGTTGTTTTTTCCCAACTGCGATGACGATTTTCCAGAAGCAAATGCCAAGAGCATTCCATGGAAGATTTTTCTCATTCCGAAATATGTTGGAGCGAGTAATTTTCCAAGTCGTTTTGTTAGCAACAGGAGCATTATTAGATTTAATTGGCTTACAATGGATGGTCGTCGTATTTGGTGTTATAAGTTTATCATTAACAACCATTTTCTTAATTCAAATGAAGCAACGTAACATAAAATTAGATACAAATGATAAAACCGCTGAAATAGCATAATTTCAGCGGTTTTTCTATTTTGTCTCACTGTTTCAAGTATACTTGTTTAATGAGATGCAACTTCCTATAATTTATATTATGACCGGGGCGTTTCTTAAATTGACTAACAGCCTGCTTACTCCAACCTATATCTATAACTCATGTCCTTACTTTGTTTTATATCAATGTGTTGGATACTATATTCAATTACATCATTAATATATAAATTATGGTTTTTTGCAAACGCTTTAAGTTGAATTAATAATTCTTTATCATAAGTTGTTTTGTATTGAATTCGATCATTAGGTCTCATATGTTTATTGAATGTGATTTTTCCATCGGCTAAAACTACTTTCAATCCACTTTCAATTAAATAATTAATATGTGTATCATTATCTGCTGCTAATTTTTTTAAGGACTCAATAACAGATTTACTAATATTCGTTCTGAATTTAACTCTAGATTCATCGGTCATATGAATAAGTTTGCCATTTAATAATTTCCACATAATTAAATTCTCCTAACTTCTCTGACTATCATTATCATTACTTTACTTTTTCTGGTTTTCCTGAAAATTGTTCCCTATTCATTGTTATTCCTTGTTTGGAAAGTACATTTCGAATTGCTCGATTTGTAAGTCCGATGATTGGTACCAATTCTTTAAATGACATATCACTTTTGTACATGTTGATAATAGCTTCATCTGTTATTCCAGGTTTACGAGGCATAACTGGAGATTCCTTCCTACGAAATATTACTGAATAATATTATCTTGATTATACAAACAAATGTTCTTTTTGTCCAATATTTACCATGAGATAAAAAGATTTTTTATATAATTTACTACTGCTATATTCACAATCTATATGTGGAAAATAATTTAATTCATTAAATTAAACTCTTGATTGAATATAAAAGACAAAAAGAAACGTTATTAAACCAGTAACCTTTCTATTGTCATCTCAATGCAATTATCTTTTTCTGTAAACCGATTTTCACTTCTAGTTTACTTCATAAATTATTCTATATCTTCAATATTGACCGAATGTCATCTTCAGTAAGTGTTGATGAAACTTTTCCCTCGGAATCGAATACTTCTTCAATTAGAAGTCTCTTTTTATCTTGAAGTTCATTCATTTTTTCTTCAATTGTTCCTCGAGCAACAAGCTTTATTACGTGTACAACATTTGTCTGTCCAATGCGATGGGCACGATCAGCTGCTTGTTCCTCGACTGCAGGATTCCACCAATTATCATATAGGATTACCGTATCAGCACCCGTTAAATTTAGTCCGGTGCCTCCTGCTTTCAAGGAAATGAGGAATAGATCACGCTCACCATCATTAAATTGATTGCAGATGTCCACCCGTTCCTTTGATGGAGTTTTTCCATCAAGATAGAAATATGGGTGCCCTTGAATCGCCAGTTCCCTTCCTATTAGCTCAAGCATTTTAGTGAATTGGGAGAAAATCAACACTCTTCTCCCTGCGATTTGAGATTCCTCTACAATTTGAAATAACTGTTCAAATTTCGCTGAGCTTCCTGTATATCCATCTACAAATAATGCTGGATGACAACAAATCTGCCGTAACCGAGTCAACCCAGCCAGAATTTTAATGCGATTTTTTCTAATACCATCTTTATCCAGGTGCTTCAACGTATCATGACGTAGTTTCGCTAAATAGGCAGCGTATAGCTTTTTTTGATCAGGTAGCAACTCGATTGATTCTATGGATTCGATTTTATCTGGAAGCTCTGAAAGTACATCCTCTTTTAAACGGCGTAGTAAAAATGGTCGAATCCGCCGGGCAATTGTTTCCTTAGAAAGGTTACTATATTCCTTTAACCCCATAAATAATTCAGGAAAAACAACATGGAAAATTGACCACAATTCTTCAAGTGAATTTTCCACAGGTGTTCCAGTTAAAGCGAAGCGATAATCTGCCTGTATCTTCTTTACAACTCGTGCTGTTTGTGTCCAATGATTTTTAAATGATTGTGCCTCATCAAAAAACACAGTGTGAAAAGTTTGTTTTTCAAACCACATTATATCTCTGCGTAACAAAGGGTAGGAGATAATAACAACATCGACTTCCATTGCAATCTTTAACTTGTTAGTCCTTTCTGTTTTATTACCATCAATGACAACAGCTTGTATATTTGGAGCGAATTTTGTGAATTCATTAAGCCAGTTATATGTCAATGATGATGGGCAAACAACAAGGACTGGAAAATTCTTTATTTGGGTTTCTTTAAGCTCAGACTGAATAAATGCTATACTTTGTAGCGTTTTCCCCAGCCCCATATCATCCGCAAGAATTCCTCCAAAACCATAGCTCGACAGTGTTTTCATCCATTTATAACCAATCTTTTGATAGTCTCGCAATATAGACTCAAGACTATTCGGTACCTGAAACTCCAAACTACCTGGATTTCGGATGTTTTCTAAGAATTTCTTGAACGACTCCTCTAAGGTGAACGATTGTTCATCAACAGAATTAAATAGTTGAAGTCCCTTGACTATTGGTAAATATAAGCCTTCTTCCAGATTTTCATTTTGGACTGGTGATGCATTTAGAAAGCGCCTAATTTCTTCGAATTCCCTTGTTTCTAATGAGAGTAATGAACCATTTCGCAAACGATAATACTTCCGTTTTTCTTCTAAAGCCAATAGAATATCACGTATATGCTTGTCAGGAATTCCATCCATTTCAAATT comes from the Paenisporosarcina antarctica genome and includes:
- the parC gene encoding DNA topoisomerase IV subunit A — protein: MTQTERYQDLPLEEVIGDRFGRYSKYIIQDRALPDARDGLKPVQRRILYAMFHEGNTNEKPFRKSAKTVGNVIGNYHPHGDSSVYEAMVRMSQDWKVRHMLIEMHGNNGSVDGDPPAAMRYTEARLSAISGEMLRDIQKQTVDLIQTFDDSELEPTVLPARFPNLLVNGATGISAGYATDMPPHALHEVLDAVLMRMANPKATVDELMTVIKGPDFPTGGTIQGIEGIKKAYETGKGKIVVRSKAVIEPLKGGKEQIVITEIPFEVNKAVLIKKIDDQRLDKRLDGIADVRDESDRTGLRIVIELKKEIDGRGILQFLFKNTDLQIAYNFNMIAIHNRRPTMMTLPILLDAYIGHQKDVVTRRSNFDLQKAKDRIHIVEGLMKALSILDEVIITIRGSQDKRDAKNNLISEFAFTEPQAEAIVSLQLYRLTNTDITDLRNEEAELQKTIKELLAILNNESILIKVIQEEMQAIRKQFAEPRRSIIENEIEEIKITLDVMIPSEEVIVTVTKDGYVKRTSTRSYNASNGKDFAMKDSDYLLFESMLNTQHHILLFTSLGKYIYQPIHELPEIRWKDLGQHVSSMVSLDANETIIKVIPIDNFDEDRFILAVSKFGQIKRSTLAEYQVQRYSRALNTMNLKKGDEVIHIDLVTQSDDVIIVTHSAYAVRFNMEEVTVTGVKTSGVKGINLKEEDVVVNATTISVGVRGDLLLVTHRGAVKKMSLKEFENGTRGKRGIGVLRELKSNAHRVSGVLFVQDNDQVMIETSKGVRELVDTKPIRVTDRYSNGSFIVDTDKDGDVVRLWKVLKKKEYSKKS
- a CDS encoding MFS transporter, which produces MWRNRNVWIILIGELIAGLGLWTGIIGNLEFMQERIPSDFLKAVIMAIGLLAGILVGPLAGKVIDQSKKKTVLLISGFGRMISVCFMLIAIGTGSIWWMVAFMISIQLSAAFYFPALQATIPLVVKDAQLLQMNGWHMNVATMARVIGTALAGVVLVYWSLESLYFMSIFAYGGLLIFTFMLRIDEEEGTEALVKVSAPGKGGFMEVFPILKSYPAVMMTLVMTLIPLLFIGSFNLLVINISELQDSASIKGTIYAAEGIAFMIGTIVVKYIAKKWSTGTILFFFAFVIGFAELILIFAANPLLSVTAFAVFGFAVGCFFPTAMTIFQKQMPRAFHGRFFSFRNMLERVIFQVVLLATGALLDLIGLQWMVVVFGVISLSLTTIFLIQMKQRNIKLDTNDKTAEIA
- a CDS encoding rRNA methyltransferase, whose amino-acid sequence is MWKLLNGKLIHMTDESRVKFRTNISKSVIESLKKLAADNDTHINYLIESGLKVVLADGKITFNKHMRPNDRIQYKTTYDKELLIQLKAFAKNHNLYINDVIEYSIQHIDIKQSKDMSYRYRLE
- a CDS encoding DEAD/DEAH box helicase; this translates as MNIKINQKIIKEMCGIVSFKKGDSFYRTNNVTFKTYSSDHCDAIVAGLEDFYVNIKKDSNGGILTKCSCPKLASFQKNCQHIAAVLLLIHEHQLQGTMPIDISEQHSKALKTQALTEGLLTLFNNQPKRSSNHQLYFEKRQAVDVEFTCKPVCINEGQFMFGIEIKIGSTHIANIRDFLEKVNAGIPILLSISFTYDQSTHCIQNESDAVVQQLIQIVNDEQLYINEWPDESNIMRDNHILLIPPSSWVRLLPILKKAPVLKLEYDGIIYDGIHVSNERLSIHFDISEAENSAYELRSNGIDQLVVLNSYSSVLSEGKVIQMKSEDVNRLADLKKMLDTSGSNSILIPFEQIDIFLEKVVPGLQKLGDVQLPVAISKNFDKSSPLIAKLYLDRVKNRLLAGLEFQYGNIIIDPFESRQLLMDPMIIREVEKENVILQMIEDSLFIKTDGGYFLHNEELEYSFLYHVIPQIQNLVEIYATTAVRNRIFRENARPRIRVKVQTERTNWLEFKFEMDGIPDKHIRDILLALEEKRKYYRLRNGSLLSLETREFEEIRRFLNASPVQNENLEEGLYLPIVKGLQLFNSVDEQSFTLEESFKKFLENIRNPGSLEFQVPNSLESILRDYQKIGYKWMKTLSSYGFGGILADDMGLGKTLQSIAFIQSELKETQIKNFPVLVVCPSSLTYNWLNEFTKFAPNIQAVVIDGNKTERTNKLKIAMEVDVVIISYPLLRRDIMWFEKQTFHTVFFDEAQSFKNHWTQTARVVKKIQADYRFALTGTPVENSLEELWSIFHVVFPELFMGLKEYSNLSKETIARRIRPFLLRRLKEDVLSELPDKIESIESIELLPDQKKLYAAYLAKLRHDTLKHLDKDGIRKNRIKILAGLTRLRQICCHPALFVDGYTGSSAKFEQLFQIVEESQIAGRRVLIFSQFTKMLELIGRELAIQGHPYFYLDGKTPSKERVDICNQFNDGERDLFLISLKAGGTGLNLTGADTVILYDNWWNPAVEEQAADRAHRIGQTNVVHVIKLVARGTIEEKMNELQDKKRLLIEEVFDSEGKVSSTLTEDDIRSILKI